Within the Meleagris gallopavo isolate NT-WF06-2002-E0010 breed Aviagen turkey brand Nicholas breeding stock chromosome 21, Turkey_5.1, whole genome shotgun sequence genome, the region TATAGCACAAATACTGTCAGGTGCTCCGCACCAGCAACCCGGAGAGGCGTTTCCAAATGTCACAAGGTTAAAACCAGAACAGAACGAACATCTTTGCTAATTTTTAGTCCTGTTGAACATTCATGGAATTGTTAATATGACTTATATAGACCCacacaggttttatttttgtgtctttaaaatgaaagtccaaaatatttaaattttatggTCAAATATGCAGTCGACAGCtgctacttttttctttatatattaaATTTCTCATATGTCTTTTATTGTTCTAATAAACCTAAGCTTGTGTGACCTCCAGTGCATATTAGACCATTCActgtatgaaagaaaacatgttgGATAAAATTTGTGcgtttttaataaaattagaaaatggGATGTTTAGATAAGTGGTGTTTCATTGGGTGTCTGAGAAACCAAAATAGCCCCGAGAGAGCCGTGCGTGcagctcagagccctgcagagcccagcagtgccGCCCTGCACGTTGCTCAGGCGGCGGGATGGGATGGAGCCGGGCTGTGCTGAGAGGAAGCACTCAGAGTGCTCATGAACAAAagtgtttcagcagcagcaaaagcttGCAGACCCGTGTTTGTAATTGCTGAAaggtcttcttttttttttttatttttttttgtaattggaTGGTCTGCGAAACAGCAAATACAGCGCCGTCAGGGTggttattctgttttattttggagCTGACAAGGACTCGATCGTTTGATACTGCAGTATTTGTGGAGCGCTCGGCAGGGTTTGGCAGGAGAAGCACACGGATTTTCTGGGACAGAACTGAACCAGACGAGGATTTCCTGCAGCCCGGGGCCGGGCAGGTGTGGAGGTTCTGTTACGGCTCGTTGCAGCGGTCCGAGGGCTCGGGCAGCGTTGGAGGGTTCgcttcagctctgcagcatcGCAGCTCAGTGCAGCGCCTTCCGCCCGCTGCGATGATGGGATGGCAGGGCGCTAATTGCGTATTTCCCTTCATCTCTCTGCTAATTGTGATTCCGTCGggcttctgttttattttgtgtcgGCGCAGAAATTCGCTCTGAGGCGCAGATTTCTCCGCTCTCAGCACTTCAGTGCTTTCTCTCTTCGCTCTGAACTCGCGATGCTTTCAAGTTGTACGATCTGTAATTTCAGCGGCAGTTTTGCTCCCATTGCTGTGCCCCTGTCCGGGTGAAGCAAAAGCTCACCCTCGACACAAAACGtcttttatatacatatatatgctgtaaggacaaaaaacaacagggaTCCATCGGTAGTGTTTCTAAACAAACAATTTATTAAAGGCAGGGAGGCTTCTTAACCTCGAGGCTCAGCGCCCGGCTCATCCATTTGCCTTTTGTATCCTTGCCGtgatttttccctctgttttgcatttACATGAGCATAGCAAGGGGTAATCCCTTCATTACAAACTTTTACTTGTCTGTGCAAACGCTGTTTATAAATACTGCTATTTGTGCTGCcggtctgtgctgctgttttattgTCCAATCAATTATTTTAAACGAGGATCTCATTTTGCAGAAATCACGTCTGCCAACTcgtttttccctttttattttttttttctcctttttcttttccttttttttttctttttttttttttttttccctgcaccGGGGTGTTCATACAGTTTATTCCATGCTAATTTAGGCAGAGATGTGATGTGGTTCAGTCTAGGTCACCGGTTTCTAATGGGAGGCAGGAGAGCCTGCCTTGTTCCCCACGCTGCCACTCgctctcagagcagctctgccatcacAAGGAGCCAACCCAGCAGTGGTTCCCATGCCCAAAGCCAAACGTGCCCATCACAGCTCCCGGGATGCAGCGTGGAGGCCTCAGCCCTTTGCAGATTTGAATTCTGTGCTTTTCAGAGCGGCGCTTGGTGTTTCTGAGGACCTTAATCCAGCAACAATCGCAGAGtcaaaactgcttttgaaatcaTTGTGGCGTCGGGTTCTTGTAAGTCCTCGTTTACAAGAGCgtttccattgacttcagtagCATTACTTGCGTGAATGGAGGGCTGCAGAGAAGGCCCTCGGAACACATGTGCTGCTTGGAGGGCTTCTACGTGCGCATATTAATTCTTTCACTGCGGCGAGGCGGCCGTGCCACGTCCATTGCTGTGTGCGTGCAGTGTGCTTCCCAAAGTGCGTTCAGAATAATGGCTCTGATCTTTTCTCCCTCGGCTGCTCCTGGTTTTGGTGCCGTCCCCCCCAGCAGAGCTCGGTGcccacactgcagagctgccccgGGGAGCGGGACGTCCTTTGGCACGGATGGGGATCTCTGCATACGTGGGCGATGCTGAAGGTTTTGCAATCCCACACGTAGGACTGTACTGCTTTATTAGGAAAAAGGACACCGGGAAGATGTTGTGAGTATTATTCACGTTGAGCTCATTTATTTGAAGGAGATACTTTGCAGGATAAAGCGCCTTTAGAATGCGGTGGGTTCACAGCACTCAGAAGCACCACTTTGGCACGGAGCGGctgctcctccctgccctccGTGCTGCTCTCCTTCCCATCCCCATTTTGCTCAGGCCCTGGCGTGGGGAGCAGGAGGGGATTTGTAAAGCCGTGCACCCCGAGAGTAGGAACGCACTCAAACTCTGATTTGAGGCCAAATGATGTGTATTATTTTAATGCGTGTATTTGTACCCAGGCGCTGAGTGACGGGTGCATGATACCaatctataaataaatataatttacaaGTATCAGCGGTGATTTACATGCTCCTGCTATTCTAGGAAGTGGCCTAGAGTTTTTCCCCGAGCAAGAATGTTGTGTTTAAGCCTTGCATGCTCATACATACTAAATATAAGCAATCAGTCTGGCTTTCTGTTCCCATCCCAGCATACAGACTAAGGTATACTTCCCTCTCTGTTCAGCACAATCGACTGCTGCGTATCTGTAGGGCCGAGGCAGATTATGGAGGTGCTTTTATTTATGTCTGTGCTCTGTATTCCAGATGACCACAAGATATTCCTGAAGTTCTAACTAAAATTAATGGGACcattaaagaaatatattttgagtACGAATCCATTTGGGATTGCTGTCTGCCTCTTTCAAAACGGTATTTGTTGTGCTTTCAGTCACAGACCCGGCTTACGACGCTGAGTTGCTTGTTGTCTGGAGAGCTTTTCATTCATTAATGGGAGGAAGGGCAGCCCTGCGTTGTGTGGCTGCTGGGCAGGAGCGTGCTGGCCGTACCACAGCCCCAGAAGGGCACTCTGACTGCGCTGTGCTCACCCACCGTGCAATCcctcagctggctgctgccttGCTCCCATTGCCCACATCCTGACCCGAGCTCAGGGCTGCGTGTGTGCTCTGATGGTGCTCGGTGCATTCTTTGGGCAGCGTTACTGGGAGCTGTGAGAACTGGATTGATTTCCTGCTTGGTTTCAGTCCCAGCGTGCTTCCTGCAGAACGGCCGCCGTTGGAGAGGCTGCTGGTATCTCGGTGTGTTTGGCACTCACTGCTCAGCTCTGTTAACGGGACAGCGGTGGTTTGAGGGCCGGGGCAGTGCCTCTGTgtcagagctgcagccacacGTGTTGGATGCGGGGAGAGGTGGAGGGGGAACCTCAGGACAGAAGCTGCCCCGTGGGGCcaggctgtgtgtgctgaggTTTTCTGCTGCGTTCCTCTCGGTGCTCCAGAGAGCACACACACGTGGTTCACTCTGGGAGATTTCTCTGGGGCGAAAGAGAGGTTTTTGCTCCATCTGAAAAGGTTTTGTGGCTGTCGCTGAGTGGCCTTAAAATTCCTGTCTGCTAGGAGCATCTTCAGTCCGTGTGTTTATGTGGATAAGCTGTATTCATCATGTTTTTAGGTGTAAGAACAATTAAGAGTTGATCAGATCTTGGAAGCAGTTGTGGTTTTTGACTGAATGATCATTAGGGATATTGGAAATACTCAAATAAATACGAAGTACATTAATAAGTTCATCCATAAGTCTAAACAAATATTTAGAGGGAGAGATTTTTCTAAATTCACTGCAATGTATTTCCTCGTAGCAGATGGGTTTGGTGTgagctcttttcttcttccccccacctccttcctcttctttttctcctttttcaccGACGAATCGAATCGCTGATACAAAAAGAACATCTAAGAATAAAATAGTGCGGCTAAAACGAGAAAAGGATGGATTGGAAAATTACATTGGCTTACCAAAATGTAGGAAAGAGGCACGCAGCATCCGTGGATGGGTCAcgtcctgctgctgccaatgcCACACAGTGCatgtgggtgctgctgctgcgtGGATCCCCCGGAGCCCTGGGACGGAtggctgcttttctttattgACGTATTTAAGAAATGCACTGGAAGAGGATTTCTATGTACCCTATGGGAGGGTACAGACACAGGCACAGCAGCGTGAGCCCTTCGCTGCCGGAGCTGCCTCTGAATCGGGCAGTTTCCTGGAAGATGAAATGTTCCACCAATACGTGGGAGAAATGGAAAGTTCTGCTCATAGTGCAAAAATCCCTGTGTTTATCTGTGACGTGCGTGGGGTCTGTTCCCCTTTTAGCAGATAAGTGTgcaaatgaaaagtaaaatgagGAGCAAGCATGCCGAAGAAACGATGTCGGGTATTTTGGCTCCTGCCTGTAGCTTCTAAGCAGGTGGAGGGCTTGGTGTGGTGCGCTGCCTTGCAGAAACAGGCTTTTGTGATGGTCTGAAATTAAAGTGTATGGATATCGTGTTTGTCTAAAAAATGGTTATGAACCAAATCCACAGCAGCGTGATTTGAGGGCATGTGAACCAGAAATTAAAACTGAGTCTGAGAGCCTGGTTTAATGACCCCACTAAGTGGAaggcaaaaagagagagaatggaCTGTGAAGAAGTAGCCTGTGCTGGTGGAACATTTTAACAACTCCGGACTTGAATCCCACAGATTCTGCTCGATGTCCTTACCTGAAGCCAATCTTTTACTTACAGAAGTCATGCAACTCGCTGTGTAGTGCTTAGGAATTGCACTGGGCACGTTCTGATGAAGCACTGCTAAATGCTGCCCTGCCTTTATTGAGGGGGTATTTATCATTTGTTGGGGTTGGGTCGGAAACATCCCTTCTTCACTCCATGAAGTGCAGAGCTTTGAAAATGCAATTATGCATGGGGCAATCACCAGTGCTTCTGTGGTTGGCTGAGTACGGCCCAGGAGCTGCTCAGGTAAgcatttgtttctgctccttCGCTTCCTCTGGATTTATTTCTCCTGCCTTTGTTTGTAACGGTATCTTTTAGTCTGGAAACAACACGGCTGTGAACTTGGAggggaaataaagcagaagcagaggCGGTTTGCACCTTCTGCTTTGGAAATCTGTCTGTAACATACATGGAAGAGCCTTAATTTCACatcacagcagcaaaaccacCTAAAATACAGTGCAGAGCATTAGAGCTGTCACTCGGaccatgagaaaataaatacaaaataaagctgaaagaGAATCGTAATATTTGACCGCATAAAATCCAAGGCTTTTGTTTGTAATGATAACGTGCATTTCCAGCGAGCGTTAGTTTTTACATAACTTGAGACGCAATCCTCACAACAGACGGCACTGCACGGCTTCCTAAGGAGCCGTAGGGGACCGGGGGCGGGGGAAAGGGGCGAAGTGCCCCCGAGCTCCTCCTGCGGGCGCCGTGCGGGCCGGCAGGGAGCGGGAGCCGCCGGGCCCGTAATTAATGATATTCCTCTGCCCTCTGTAGGACGAGCGGCTGCACTGAACGCTCCTGCTTCGGGGGAACCAAACTGGATCCCGGAGCCGTGGAAAAGCGCCGGGCCTGGCCTGCGCCTTCCTGTGCTCTAATCAGAATGCATGTCGGGATTAATCTTTGTAACATTCAGAAGGAGATAAGCAGTGAGGGAGAGCCGGGTGCTGGCAGGAAGGGACGAGCAAACCGCCTGCTCGATGCAGTTGAACTTTGCAGCTTGCTGCTAGCAGCATCACAAACACACCGGTACCACCACAAACACGGGGTCCAAACTGACCTCCTGGGGCCCCTCCTGGGGGGTGGGAGATTTGGGCCCCCATCTGCAGCTCACGTTAGAGAAACCGATTTGGGTCCATTCTCACTCCCTACAAGAGCTGCACTGCCCTCTATTCCCAGCCACCGTTTCCAGGTGACACGTCGTGTTTGAGGGCCGGGAGGGGGTTCCCAGCCTCTGCCGGGGTCACTCATCCCACACTGCTTTGCTGGGGTCCCGCATAGAGGTGTGGGATGCAGCACAGGTGTGGGCAGTGCCCCATAGCTCACATGGCAGCGCTagtgcagctgtgtgctgataggggggggaaagaaaagtaGTACTGTGAGTTGTGTAAGACAGCCGTGCTGTAAGAGCCCGTCAttctctgctttccagctcGTATGAATTCTCACTACAGTCTTGCGTAGGGTGAGCGTTCTCCCCGTCGTAGCGGTGGAGGCAGGACAGCCCGGCCCCTCCGGAGGGCTCGGATGGTGGATTTCGGTTTTTTTATGGCGGTGGTTTCCGCTCGAAGCACCGCGCGTACTTTAACGCAGACAAAAGACGAGAGACGCGGGACGCGCTGTTACCACGCGCGGAGCGCTTAGGCCACGCCCCCAATCGAGACCACGCCCATATAAAGACCCCGCCCTCACTCGAAGCCACGCCCCACTCCCAGGCCCCGCCTCTACCGGGCCCAGCGCGCCGCCAGACCCCGCCCCCCTCCGCCCGGGAAGATGGCGGCGCCCTTAGcgcagcagctggaggagctgctcaACCCCCNNNNNNNNNNNNNNNNNNNNNNNNNNNNNNNNNNNNNNNNNNNNNNNNNNNNNNNNNNNNNNNNNNNNNNNNNNNNNNNNNNNNNNNNNNNNNNNNNNNNCGCATCTCCCGCTCCTACGCGGCCATCGCGGCGCCGAACTCCGCTCCCGTTTCTCGGTGCCTTTATCGGGGCCCGGAGGAGAAAGCCACTCCGGCGTTGAATTAATTTCCCCGGCGTTTGCCCTCGGTCCCGATCACAGTGGTTGCGTTTTCTTTTATCGTTTTGCAAGGCGTAAGTCAGGCGGGCATTCGTTGGGAAAAGGGAGCGGTGGGGAGGGATGGTTTggggttgggtttgttttggtgtttggtttgggttggttttttttgtgtgcgtgtgcgCGTTTCTGATTTATTTACCTTGGTTTCGGTTTGGTTTTCGTTTGTTTCGGTTCGGTGCGGTTCCAGGGCCGCCGCTCTCCCATCGGGGTGGGCGCAGGGCACTGCCCGCTCGCTGCCCCCGCACCCTCCCGACCCGCCGCCTCTCCCCGCAGGTGTTTCGGGACCAAGTGTGCGGGCTGTGCCCAGGGCATCTCCCCCAGCGACCTGGTCCGCAGGGCGCGGAGCAAAGTGTTCCACTTGAACTGTTTTACGTGTATGATGTGCAACAAGCAGCTCTCCACCGGCGAGGAGCTCTATATCATAGACGAAAACAAGTTCGTCTGCAAAGAAGATTACCTAAATAACAGCAATACTGCCAAAGAAAACAGCCTGCATTCAGGTGAGGGAGCGCGGGGCGGCAGCTCTCCCTCTCCCgtcccttcccttctcccccAGCCCGGTTCCCACACCCCCTCTGACTGTCGGCCTTTCGCTGCCCGCAGCTACCACCGGCAGTGACCCCAGCCTGTCCCCCGACTCCCAAGACCCCTCCCAGGACGACGCCAAGGACTCGGAAAGCGCCAACGTGTCCGACAAGGAGACGGGCAGCAACGAGAACGACGACCAGAACCTGGGGGCCAAGCGGCGGGGACCCCGCACCACCATCAAAGCCAAACAGCTAGAGACTCTGAAGGCCGCCTTCGCGGCCACCCCCAAACCCACGCGGCACATCAGGGAGCAGCTGGCGCAGGAGACCGGCCTCAACATGCGCGTCATCCAGGTACCGGGCGGGGGCTGCCTTCCCGGCCCCGGGAGCTCGCGGCAGCCCGGGAGGGTCCTAACGGGGCCGCCGACGGCAGCGGAATTAATGAGTGGAGATGTGAGGGGTTAATGCATAAATAAGGATGACGATGCGCTGGAATTATTAAAAGGTTTATAAACCCGCAGCGCTGAGGGTAATGGGGGGTTGAAGGACCATTAAAGGCGAGGTTGGATGGGAGATGCTCGGAGCGGGAGCCATCCGGTCGGGGCGCCGGGAAGGAGCGCGCTCGTTCCTGACCCGCCGCGGTAGCGCGTGGTTACCGGTACCGGTGCTGTGCCCATGACCGACCCACCTTTCCTCCCCCCGCCCACAGGTGTGGTTCCAGAACCGCCGCTCCAAGGAGCGCCGCATGAAGCAGCTGAGCGCGCTGGGCGCCCGCCGGCACGCCTTCTTCCGCAGCCCGCGCAGGATGCGGCCGCTGGTGGACCGCCTGGAGCCCGGGGAGCTGCTTCCCAACGGGCCCTTCTCCTTCTACGGAGGTGGGTACGCGGCCGCCGCTCTNNNNNNNNNNNNNNNNNNNNNNNNNNNNNNNNNNNNNNNNNNNNNNNNNNNNNNNNNNNNNNNNNNNNNNNNNNNNNNNNNNNNNNNNNNNNNNNNNNNNATGTAAGCGACGACATTTAGCGACTTGCAGAGAACCCCGGGGGGGTTCGTCCGGGttagggaggaggagaggggcgGGGCCGTGCGTACCCCGCATCGCAGCGCGGGCGGCACAGCGACCCGGGGCACCGCTCCGCAATTCCGAGGGCTTTTCCGGCGCTCGTTGGCACCGACGCGGCGCGGCGTCCCGTCCGGCCGTGGGgaagctcagggctgtgccacGGCCTGGAGCACCGCCGCACCGCGCTGTTCGCTCGGGGAGATGTCCGAACCGGGCGGGAGATGTCCCATCTCCCGGCAGATCTTTGTTCAGGCGGCGCCCCAGCCCCGCGCCCTCTCACTGCGGGGAAAGTTGCGGGAGAGGCGCAGGGAGCCGTGCGGGGCCGAGGGGATCCCAACGGACTCCCGCATCCCCGGGCCCGGTTTGTACAGCGGACCGTCCGCCCTTAGAAATCGCTCTCGAGACGAAGGGCCCTCCCAGCTCCGCAGCGCTCCGCGGTACCGGCGGAGGCCCCGCAACTCGCGGCGGCCGCGAGAAGGGTGACAGCGAAATGCAGCAGCACGCCGGGC harbors:
- the LHX1 gene encoding LIM/homeobox protein Lhx1, whose translation is MLAHPAGDSPSPEPTLPGSLHSMSAEVFGPSPPFSSISVDGGANYGNHLSHPPEMNEAAVCYLGFGLVFVCFGSVRFQGRRSPIGVGAGHCPLAAPAPSRPAASPRRCFGTKCAGCAQGISPSDLVRRARSKVFHLNCFTCMMCNKQLSTGEELYIIDENKFVCKEDYLNNSNTAKENSLHSATTGSDPSLSPDSQDPSQDDAKDSESANVSDKETGSNENDDQNLGAKRRGPRTTIKAKQLETLKAAFAATPKPTRHIREQLAQETGLNMRVIQVWFQNRRSKERRMKQLSALGARRHAFFRSPRRMRPLVDRLEPGELLPNGPFSFYGATTFSDLQRTPGGFVRVREEERGGAVRTPHRSAGGTATRGTAPQFRGLFRRSLAPTRRGVPSGRGEAQGCATAWSTAAPRCSLGEMSEPGGRCPISRQIFVQAAPQPRALSLRGKLRERRREPCGAEGIPTDSRIPGPGLYSGPSALRNRSRDEGPSQLRSAPRYRRRPRNSRRPREG